In a genomic window of Agarivorans albus:
- a CDS encoding EAL and HDOD domain-containing protein, producing the protein MTLFLRPYFGSSKKFEFINIKAKSHIIKYGRNGNWTMNVYTARQAILDRRQRVVAYELLFRDGPDNVFPDIDPHEATSKLIIRTQLNDGLNAITQGKPALINFPEESLHSEMIKLLPNKQVVIEILEDVKPSDKLYKRCQSLFHRGYRLAFDDFIYRPEWEPYLKFVRLIKVDIQRTPFDQLESLFRAVKSRKNIKLLAEKVETQAEYQQAKEMGFNFFQGYYFCQPEMQVAKDIDASYLMISRLFYAATREDVNINEVVRYFERDTGLTYKLLRFVNSGSLPIVEDIASIKQAVVYIGNNQLRKLVALLANAMTVSHKPRELVRMSVHRARFCELVAMRKSPSMQETAFLCGLFSLLDAILDKPLTDVLYSLPLDQDIRDALCSEQPSMLRAMLLTIKSYEEGHWYKTERLAEQLRMDYTQVEQLNLQALLWSEQYQSLIGQN; encoded by the coding sequence GTGACTCTTTTTTTACGTCCGTACTTTGGCTCAAGCAAAAAGTTTGAGTTTATTAATATAAAGGCAAAAAGCCACATCATAAAGTACGGCAGAAACGGTAACTGGACTATGAATGTTTATACTGCGCGGCAGGCGATCCTCGATCGCCGGCAGCGGGTGGTAGCCTATGAGCTACTTTTTAGGGATGGACCAGACAATGTCTTTCCCGACATTGATCCACATGAAGCGACCTCCAAGCTGATTATCCGCACTCAGCTAAATGACGGCTTGAATGCGATCACTCAAGGCAAACCAGCCTTAATCAATTTCCCTGAAGAAAGCCTCCATTCTGAAATGATAAAGTTGCTACCCAATAAGCAGGTAGTGATAGAAATTTTAGAAGATGTCAAACCCAGCGACAAGCTATATAAGCGTTGTCAGTCCTTGTTTCATCGTGGTTATAGATTGGCTTTTGACGACTTCATTTATCGGCCTGAATGGGAGCCTTACTTAAAGTTTGTTCGGCTTATAAAGGTTGATATACAGCGTACGCCATTTGATCAACTAGAATCGCTTTTTAGGGCCGTAAAATCACGTAAAAACATCAAATTATTGGCCGAAAAGGTAGAAACGCAAGCGGAATATCAACAAGCTAAAGAAATGGGCTTTAACTTCTTTCAAGGTTACTACTTTTGTCAGCCCGAAATGCAAGTGGCTAAAGACATTGATGCTAGCTATTTGATGATATCCCGTTTGTTCTATGCCGCGACTCGTGAAGACGTAAACATTAATGAAGTTGTACGCTATTTTGAACGTGATACGGGATTAACCTACAAGCTACTGCGTTTTGTTAATTCTGGAAGTTTGCCAATTGTCGAAGACATCGCATCAATTAAGCAAGCCGTGGTGTATATCGGCAATAATCAGTTGCGAAAGTTGGTGGCATTGTTAGCCAATGCCATGACCGTAAGCCACAAGCCGCGTGAGCTGGTGCGTATGTCGGTGCATCGGGCTAGGTTCTGTGAACTAGTAGCGATGCGCAAATCGCCGAGCATGCAAGAAACGGCGTTTTTATGTGGATTGTTTTCCTTGCTTGATGCCATTTTAGATAAACCTCTAACAGATGTTCTGTATAGCTTACCGCTCGATCAAGACATTCGTGACGCCTTGTGTTCAGAACAGCCGTCGATGTTGAGAGCCATGTTACTGACCATAAAATCTTATGAGGAAGGGCATTGGTATAAAACTGAGCGTTTGGCTGAACAACTGCGCATGGACTACACCCAAGTAGAGCAGTTAAATCTTCAAGCGCTGCTTTGGAGTGAGCAATATCAGTCGTTGATTGGGCAAAATTGA
- the aroA gene encoding 3-phosphoshikimate 1-carboxyvinyltransferase: MEQLTLQPISRINGEINLPGSKSVSNRALLLAALAEGETVLSNLLDSDDIRHMLNALKKLGVDYQLSEDRSRCTVTGLGRAFKVAQAEELFLGNAGTAMRPLCAALCLSQGEFTLTGEPRMEERPIGALVDALRQVGADVTYLKNENYPPLSIKGTGLAGGKVDIDGSVSSQFLTAFLMAAPYAQQDTEISIVGELVSKPYIDITLKMMAAFGVEVENDNYQRFIVKGQQIYQGAGEFLVEGDASSASYFLAAGAIKGGEVKVTGVGKKSMQGDVLFADVLAAMGADIEWGDDYIIARSGELSAVDMDMNHIPDAAMTIATTALFAKGTTAIRNVYNWRVKETDRLAAMATELKKVGATVTEGHDFIEVTPPASLNHAAIDTYDDHRMAMCFSLVALSDTPVTINDPKCTSKTFPDYFERLQQLSE, translated from the coding sequence ATGGAACAATTAACTTTACAGCCTATTTCTCGTATTAACGGTGAAATTAATTTACCTGGCTCAAAAAGCGTATCAAATCGTGCATTGTTATTAGCTGCACTGGCTGAAGGCGAAACCGTATTAAGTAACCTGCTCGACAGTGACGACATTCGCCACATGCTAAATGCACTTAAAAAGCTTGGTGTAGATTATCAGCTTTCTGAAGATCGTAGCCGTTGCACAGTAACTGGTTTAGGCAGAGCTTTTAAGGTTGCTCAAGCCGAAGAATTATTCTTAGGCAATGCTGGAACGGCAATGCGTCCTTTGTGTGCCGCCCTATGTTTGAGCCAAGGTGAGTTTACCTTAACCGGTGAACCGCGCATGGAAGAGCGCCCAATTGGCGCCTTAGTTGATGCCTTACGCCAAGTGGGAGCCGACGTCACTTACCTAAAGAATGAAAACTACCCTCCTTTAAGTATTAAAGGCACTGGCTTAGCTGGCGGCAAGGTCGACATCGACGGTTCTGTATCTAGTCAGTTCTTAACGGCCTTTTTAATGGCTGCACCTTATGCCCAACAAGACACTGAAATTAGTATTGTTGGTGAACTAGTATCAAAGCCTTATATCGATATCACCCTTAAGATGATGGCTGCCTTCGGTGTCGAAGTTGAAAACGATAACTACCAACGCTTTATCGTTAAAGGTCAGCAAATCTATCAAGGAGCTGGCGAGTTTTTGGTTGAAGGTGATGCGTCTTCGGCTTCTTACTTCCTTGCCGCTGGTGCAATTAAAGGCGGTGAAGTAAAAGTGACTGGCGTAGGCAAAAAGTCTATGCAGGGCGATGTATTATTTGCTGATGTATTGGCTGCAATGGGCGCCGATATCGAGTGGGGCGACGATTACATTATCGCTCGTAGCGGCGAGCTAAGCGCGGTAGATATGGACATGAACCATATTCCTGATGCTGCGATGACTATTGCTACCACTGCATTGTTTGCCAAAGGCACTACCGCCATTCGCAATGTATATAACTGGCGAGTAAAAGAAACCGACCGATTAGCTGCTATGGCCACCGAGCTTAAAAAAGTGGGTGCAACAGTAACTGAAGGGCACGACTTTATCGAAGTTACTCCTCCTGCGAGTTTGAATCACGCAGCGATTGATACCTACGACGACCACCGCATGGCTATGTGTTTTTCTTTGGTTGCCTTAAGCGATACACCTGTAACAATTAACGATCCAAAGTGTACTTCTAAAACATTTCCTGATTATTTTGAGCGCTTGCAGCAACTTAGCGAATAA
- the hisC gene encoding histidinol-phosphate transaminase, which translates to MTCDFHALANQGIQGLHPYQAGKPTDELERELGISNIVKLASNENPLGMSPLALAAIEKATSELTRYPDSNGFYLKQALADKYGLTAEQFTLGNGSNDVLDLIARVFVSSEHEVVFSQHAFVVYPIVTQAIGAKAVVVPAKDWGHDLDAMAEAITDKTRLVFIANPNNPTGTFLSSDALYGFMQKVPENVVVVLDEAYYEYLSEDEQAPSTSWLAQFSNLVITRTFSKAYGLAGLRVGYAISSPEIADLLNRLRQPFNVNSLSLVAAVAALKDQQYLQQSIALNQQGLLLLSQFFKQNAISYIPSKGNFISFLAPSGDAQELYQQLLHKGVIVRPVGPYQMPGYLRVSIGTEQENQTFIKALSQLIGSI; encoded by the coding sequence ATGACGTGTGATTTTCATGCTTTAGCCAATCAAGGCATACAAGGTTTACACCCTTATCAAGCAGGTAAACCAACCGACGAGCTAGAACGTGAGTTGGGCATTAGTAACATTGTTAAGCTCGCCTCTAACGAAAACCCTTTGGGCATGAGCCCACTGGCCTTGGCCGCAATTGAAAAAGCCACCAGTGAACTAACTCGTTATCCAGATTCAAATGGCTTTTATCTAAAACAAGCGCTGGCTGATAAATACGGCTTGACTGCTGAGCAATTTACCTTAGGCAATGGCTCAAATGATGTATTGGACTTAATTGCTAGAGTATTTGTGAGCAGCGAGCACGAAGTGGTGTTCTCACAACATGCTTTTGTTGTTTACCCAATTGTGACACAAGCAATAGGCGCAAAAGCAGTAGTTGTTCCAGCCAAAGACTGGGGGCACGATTTAGATGCCATGGCCGAAGCGATTACTGATAAGACCCGTTTGGTGTTTATCGCTAATCCGAATAACCCAACAGGTACTTTTCTTAGCAGTGATGCACTATATGGCTTTATGCAAAAGGTGCCAGAAAATGTAGTGGTGGTTTTAGACGAGGCTTATTACGAGTACTTGTCTGAAGACGAGCAGGCACCTTCAACAAGCTGGTTAGCGCAGTTTAGCAACCTAGTGATTACTCGCACCTTTTCTAAGGCTTATGGTTTAGCTGGCTTGCGCGTTGGTTACGCTATTTCTAGCCCTGAGATTGCAGATTTGCTAAACCGCTTACGTCAGCCGTTTAACGTGAATAGCCTTAGCTTGGTGGCGGCAGTGGCGGCGCTAAAAGATCAGCAATATTTACAGCAAAGTATCGCGTTGAATCAGCAAGGTTTGCTGCTGTTAAGCCAGTTCTTTAAGCAAAATGCTATTAGCTATATTCCTTCAAAAGGGAATTTTATTAGCTTTTTAGCGCCAAGTGGCGATGCTCAAGAGCTTTATCAGCAGTTACTCCATAAAGGCGTGATAGTTAGGCCGGTGGGCCCATATCAGATGCCTGGTTATCTGCGTGTAAGCATCGGTACCGAACAAGAAAACCAAACTTTTATTAAAGCTTTAAGCCAGCTAATTGGCTCAATTTAA
- the serC gene encoding 3-phosphoserine/phosphohydroxythreonine transaminase — MDKIYNFCAGPAMLPEAVMKQAQAEFCNWQGLGVSVMEVSHRGKEYIAMAAEAEQDLRDLLNIPDNYKVLFCQGGGRGQFAAAPLNLLGDKKSISFITTGQWSKGAVAEGEKHAQASVFDALSSNEQGQISVKPSAEWQLDKDAAYVHYCPNETIEGIAIDDIPDVGDMVLVGDFSSTILSQPIDVSKFGLIYAGAQKNIGPSGLAIAIVRDDLLDNAHPLTPNIFNYSLLAGSDSMFNTPPTYSWYLAGLVFKWLKQQGGLTAMAEKNAAKAELLYSYIDSSDFYQNNVAPENRSKMNVPFQLANSELDAAFLAESAAAGLVTLKGHRIVGGMRASIYNAMPIEGVQALVDFMADFAQRNR, encoded by the coding sequence ATGGACAAAATCTATAACTTTTGTGCTGGTCCTGCGATGTTACCTGAAGCGGTAATGAAGCAGGCGCAAGCCGAGTTTTGTAACTGGCAAGGTCTAGGTGTATCGGTGATGGAAGTTAGTCACCGTGGTAAAGAATATATCGCTATGGCCGCCGAGGCCGAGCAAGATCTCCGCGATTTATTAAATATTCCAGATAACTACAAAGTGCTGTTTTGCCAAGGTGGTGGACGTGGTCAATTTGCTGCTGCGCCGCTAAACCTATTAGGTGATAAAAAGTCAATCAGCTTTATTACTACTGGCCAGTGGTCTAAAGGTGCAGTAGCTGAGGGTGAAAAGCACGCCCAAGCGAGTGTATTTGACGCGCTAAGTAGCAATGAGCAAGGACAAATCAGCGTAAAGCCAAGCGCTGAGTGGCAATTAGATAAAGATGCCGCTTATGTTCATTACTGCCCAAATGAAACCATCGAGGGCATTGCCATTGATGACATCCCCGATGTGGGAGACATGGTATTAGTCGGCGATTTCTCTTCAACGATTTTGTCGCAACCTATTGATGTGAGTAAGTTCGGTTTAATTTACGCTGGCGCGCAAAAGAATATTGGCCCTTCGGGTTTAGCGATTGCTATTGTGCGTGACGATTTACTGGATAACGCTCACCCATTAACACCAAATATCTTTAACTACAGCTTATTAGCGGGCAGTGATTCCATGTTTAATACCCCGCCTACCTATTCATGGTATTTAGCTGGCTTGGTGTTTAAATGGTTAAAGCAACAGGGTGGATTAACTGCAATGGCTGAGAAAAATGCAGCTAAAGCCGAGTTACTTTACTCATATATTGATAGTAGTGATTTCTACCAAAATAATGTTGCTCCTGAAAACCGTTCCAAAATGAATGTGCCTTTTCAGTTAGCGAATAGCGAGCTGGATGCCGCCTTTTTAGCCGAGTCTGCAGCCGCTGGATTGGTGACTTTAAAAGGTCACCGAATTGTTGGTGGTATGCGTGCAAGCATTTACAATGCAATGCCAATTGAAGGCGTGCAAGCCTTAGTAGACTTTATGGCTGACTTTGCCCAGCGCAATCGCTAA
- the gyrA gene encoding DNA topoisomerase (ATP-hydrolyzing) subunit A → MSDLAKEITPVNIEDELKSSYLDYAMSVIVGRALPDVRDGLKPVHRRVLYAMNVLGNDWNKPYKKSARVVGDVIGKYHPHGDSAVYDTIVRMAQPFSLRYMLVDGQGNFGSVDGDSAAAMRYTEIRMDKLAHSLLADLEKETVDFVPNYDGTEQIPEVLPTRVPNLLVNGSSGIAVGMATNIPPHNLTEVVNGCLAMIENPDITIDELMEFIPAPDFPTAGIINGRAGVIQAYRTGRGKVSIRAKAEVVTEKNGKETIIVHEIPYQVNKARLIEKMAELVKDKKLEGISALRDESDKDGMRIVVELKRDAVGEVVLNNLYSQTQMQVSFGMNMVALDNGQPKIFNLQEMIECFIRHRREVVTRRTVFELRKARDRAHILEGLAIALANIDEIIELIKTSPTPAEAKAALVAKGWDLGAVSAMLERAGDDAARPDWLEAEFGIRDGQYFITPIQAQAILDLRLHKLTGLEHEKIIGEYKDLLELIAELLHILNSPERLMEVIRDELIEVREQFGDERRTEISANSADISLEDLINEEDVVVTLSHEGYVKYQPLTEYESQRRGGKGKAATKMKNEDFIEKLLVANTHDTVLCFSTVGKVYWMKVYQLPLASRQARGKPIVNLLPLTEDERITAILPVREYEEDKFILFATANGTVKKTPLTAFKRPLSSGIRAINLNDDDKLIGVDITNGNNEIMLFSDAGKVVRFNEKQRDSETGAVKLDPETGEELLALRPMGRTAAGVRGISLDAGQKVVSLIVPTGDGDILTATENGYGKRTKLDEYPAKSRATKGVVSIKVSERNGLVVGAVQVTEAQEMMLITNGGTLVRTRVNEVSLVGRNTQGVTLIRTSEDEKVVGLQRIDEIEEDELEELAEGEQAAEVSDAAPSEDAPSADDAGEAEPDQQ, encoded by the coding sequence ATGAGCGATCTTGCAAAAGAGATTACGCCGGTCAATATTGAGGATGAGCTAAAGAGCTCATATCTTGATTACGCCATGAGCGTTATTGTGGGGCGCGCCTTGCCAGATGTACGTGATGGTTTAAAACCAGTACATCGCCGGGTGCTTTACGCAATGAATGTTTTGGGTAACGACTGGAATAAACCCTATAAAAAATCTGCCCGTGTGGTAGGTGACGTAATTGGTAAATATCACCCACATGGTGATAGTGCTGTTTACGATACGATTGTTCGCATGGCGCAGCCATTTTCGCTGCGTTACATGTTGGTAGACGGTCAAGGTAACTTTGGTTCGGTGGACGGCGATTCTGCGGCGGCCATGCGTTATACCGAAATCCGTATGGATAAGTTAGCCCACTCTTTACTGGCCGACTTAGAAAAAGAAACCGTAGACTTCGTACCTAACTACGATGGTACAGAGCAAATCCCTGAAGTACTGCCAACTCGAGTTCCTAACCTATTGGTTAATGGTTCTTCTGGTATTGCGGTAGGTATGGCGACCAACATTCCACCACACAACTTAACCGAAGTGGTTAACGGTTGTTTGGCAATGATTGAAAACCCAGACATCACTATTGATGAGCTGATGGAATTTATTCCAGCGCCAGATTTCCCTACTGCCGGTATCATTAACGGCCGTGCTGGTGTTATTCAAGCTTACCGCACTGGTCGTGGCAAAGTTTCTATTCGTGCTAAAGCCGAAGTAGTTACCGAGAAAAATGGTAAAGAAACCATTATTGTTCACGAAATCCCTTACCAGGTGAACAAAGCTCGCTTAATCGAGAAGATGGCCGAGCTGGTTAAAGATAAAAAGCTAGAAGGTATTTCTGCTCTACGTGATGAGTCTGATAAAGACGGTATGCGTATTGTGGTTGAGCTTAAGCGTGATGCTGTGGGCGAAGTTGTACTAAACAACTTGTATTCACAAACGCAAATGCAGGTATCTTTTGGTATGAATATGGTGGCCTTGGATAACGGCCAGCCTAAGATATTCAACCTGCAAGAAATGATCGAGTGTTTCATTCGCCACCGCCGCGAAGTAGTTACACGTCGAACCGTATTTGAATTGCGCAAAGCGCGCGATCGCGCCCACATCCTTGAAGGCTTAGCCATTGCGCTAGCTAATATCGATGAGATTATTGAGCTAATCAAAACCTCACCAACGCCTGCTGAAGCAAAAGCTGCATTAGTGGCTAAAGGTTGGGATTTAGGCGCAGTATCAGCAATGTTAGAGCGTGCTGGTGATGACGCGGCTCGCCCAGATTGGTTAGAAGCTGAATTTGGTATTCGTGATGGCCAATACTTCATCACACCAATTCAAGCTCAAGCAATTCTAGACTTACGTTTACACAAGTTAACCGGTCTAGAACATGAAAAAATCATTGGCGAATACAAAGACCTGTTGGAACTTATCGCCGAATTACTGCACATCTTAAATAGCCCTGAGCGTTTGATGGAAGTAATTCGTGACGAACTTATCGAAGTGCGTGAGCAGTTTGGTGATGAGCGTCGCACCGAGATTTCTGCCAACAGTGCTGATATTTCTCTAGAAGACTTAATTAACGAAGAAGACGTGGTAGTAACCCTATCTCACGAAGGCTACGTTAAGTACCAACCATTGACTGAGTACGAATCTCAGCGCCGTGGTGGTAAAGGTAAAGCAGCAACTAAGATGAAGAATGAAGATTTCATCGAGAAATTGCTGGTTGCCAATACTCACGACACCGTACTGTGTTTCTCAACGGTAGGTAAAGTTTACTGGATGAAGGTTTACCAGCTGCCGCTGGCGAGTCGCCAAGCACGTGGTAAGCCAATTGTTAACTTACTTCCGTTAACCGAAGATGAGCGCATCACCGCTATCTTGCCAGTACGTGAGTACGAAGAAGACAAGTTCATCTTGTTTGCTACCGCTAACGGTACCGTTAAGAAAACTCCGCTAACAGCATTTAAACGTCCGTTATCAAGTGGTATTCGTGCTATTAACCTTAATGATGATGACAAGCTAATTGGCGTAGATATTACCAACGGTAATAACGAAATCATGCTGTTCTCTGATGCAGGTAAAGTGGTTCGCTTTAACGAGAAGCAACGTGATAGTGAAACTGGCGCGGTGAAGCTGGACCCAGAAACTGGCGAAGAGCTATTGGCATTGCGTCCAATGGGTCGTACCGCTGCTGGTGTTCGTGGTATTTCACTTGATGCTGGCCAGAAAGTGGTATCGTTGATTGTGCCAACCGGTGACGGTGATATTCTTACCGCTACAGAAAATGGTTACGGTAAGCGTACCAAGCTTGATGAGTACCCAGCTAAGAGCCGTGCAACTAAAGGTGTTGTTTCTATTAAGGTGAGCGAGCGTAACGGCCTAGTGGTTGGTGCGGTTCAGGTAACCGAAGCGCAAGAAATGATGCTAATTACTAACGGTGGCACCTTGGTGCGTACTCGAGTAAATGAAGTTTCTCTAGTTGGTCGTAATACGCAAGGTGTTACTTTAATCCGTACTTCTGAAGATGAGAAAGTGGTAGGCCTTCAGCGTATCGATGAAATTGAAGAAGACGAGTTAGAAGAGCTAGCCGAAGGCGAGCAGGCGGCTGAGGTAAGTGATGCAGCACCAAGCGAGGATGCACCAAGTGCAGACGATGCTGGTGAGGCAGAGCCCGATCAGCAGTAA
- the ubiG gene encoding bifunctional 2-polyprenyl-6-hydroxyphenol methylase/3-demethylubiquinol 3-O-methyltransferase UbiG: MEHPQSNENVDHQEIAHFAGLASRWWDKQGEFKTLHQINPLRLDYIERGAAGLFGKKVLDVGCGGGILAESMAVRGADVTAIDMGKEQIEVAKLHALETGSQLNYLQTTAEAHAEAHQAHYDVVTCMEMIEHVPDPGSVIAACASMVKPGGKVFVSTINRTPKAYLYMILAAEKLLKIVPDGTHQHDKFIRPSELLAWADQSNLRSEAISGVQFTPIIESFRLSRNVDVNYMVQLAKPEQ, encoded by the coding sequence ATGGAACACCCTCAAAGCAACGAAAATGTTGACCATCAAGAAATTGCACATTTTGCAGGCTTAGCCTCACGTTGGTGGGATAAACAAGGGGAATTCAAAACCCTTCACCAAATCAATCCACTGCGTTTAGATTATATTGAGCGCGGCGCGGCAGGCTTATTTGGCAAAAAAGTACTCGATGTGGGCTGCGGTGGCGGCATTTTAGCCGAAAGCATGGCGGTTCGTGGTGCAGACGTTACTGCTATTGATATGGGCAAAGAACAAATTGAAGTTGCCAAGCTACATGCTTTAGAAACCGGTAGCCAACTTAACTACTTACAAACCACTGCAGAAGCGCATGCCGAAGCCCATCAAGCGCACTACGATGTAGTAACCTGCATGGAGATGATAGAGCACGTACCGGACCCAGGCTCAGTGATTGCGGCTTGTGCCAGCATGGTTAAACCGGGCGGTAAAGTATTTGTCTCTACTATTAACCGAACGCCAAAAGCCTACCTTTATATGATTCTGGCTGCCGAGAAGTTACTAAAAATTGTTCCCGATGGCACTCACCAGCATGACAAATTCATTCGCCCGTCCGAGCTACTAGCATGGGCCGACCAAAGCAACTTACGTAGTGAAGCCATTAGTGGTGTGCAATTTACCCCTATTATTGAAAGCTTTCGCTTAAGTCGAAACGTAGATGTTAACTACATGGTGCAACTAGCTAAACCGGAGCAATAA
- a CDS encoding HAD family hydrolase codes for MNKQAAVLFDLDGTLLDTAPDLGAAANYVLEQHQQAPLSLAQARQLSSHGAIGLLKAGFGSTWEQQPQAELRQQLLDYYEQNICQGTDFFPGIKQTLQWLNQHQIPWGVITNKPEGLSKQLLRFFPEFEQSGVLVGGDTLPLRKPDPAPMLLACQIIKVKPENCLYVGDAERDIQAGNNTNMTTLLALWGYLSKEDKVEQWAANIHCQKSEQLEQTIIDWLGDL; via the coding sequence ATGAATAAGCAAGCGGCGGTATTGTTCGACCTTGATGGTACCTTACTTGATACTGCACCAGACTTAGGCGCTGCTGCTAACTATGTGCTTGAACAACACCAACAAGCGCCGCTCAGCTTAGCCCAAGCGCGCCAGCTTAGCTCTCACGGCGCTATCGGTTTGCTAAAAGCAGGCTTTGGCAGCACTTGGGAGCAGCAGCCCCAAGCTGAATTACGCCAACAATTGCTTGACTACTATGAGCAAAACATCTGCCAAGGCACCGACTTTTTTCCCGGTATTAAACAAACATTACAATGGCTTAACCAACACCAGATTCCTTGGGGAGTTATTACCAATAAACCCGAGGGTTTAAGTAAGCAGTTACTTCGCTTCTTCCCCGAGTTTGAACAGTCTGGCGTATTGGTTGGCGGCGATACACTGCCACTGCGTAAGCCCGATCCTGCCCCAATGCTATTGGCTTGCCAAATCATAAAGGTTAAGCCAGAGAACTGCTTATATGTGGGCGATGCTGAACGCGATATTCAGGCGGGCAATAATACCAATATGACTACCCTATTGGCCCTTTGGGGTTATCTCTCTAAAGAAGACAAAGTTGAGCAATGGGCTGCAAATATTCACTGCCAAAAAAGTGAACAGCTCGAACAAACAATAATCGACTGGCTGGGCGATTTGTAA